In Candidatus Deferrimicrobium sp., the genomic stretch TTTTCCGCGGAGCCTCCGGCATCCGCCCTCCTTGCTCCGCTTCCGCCCCCGCCGTCCCCCTCGGAGAACCCGACCACCCCGGAGAAGGTCGAGCTCGGGAAGATGCTGTTCTTCGACCGGCGCCTGTCCGGGGACGGGACGATGACCTGCGCCACCTGCCACGACCCCGAAAACGGGTTCGCCGACGCGCTTCCGATCTCCCTGTCCTACCCCACCACGCGAAACTGGAGGAACTCCCCTGGGCTCGTGAACGTCGCCTGGAGGAAGACCCTCTTTTGGGACGGGCGCTCCTCCTCGCTCGAAGATCAGGCCCTCTTCCCGATGATGAGCCCCTTCGAGATGAACCGGAACCTCGACTATCTCGAAGAGGTGCTGAAAACGGTCCCCGCCTACGTGGAAGCGTTTCGATCCGTCTTCGGGGGAGAGATCACCCGGCAGCGCGTGGCGATGGCGATCGCCGCCTTCGAGCGGACCCTCCTCTCCCGCGACACACCGCTGGACCGTTATCTGCGCGGGGAGCCGGGGGCGCTTTCGGCGCGGCAGCGCGCAGGGCTGGAACTGTTTCTCGGCAAGGCCGGTTGCGCGACGTGCCACAACGGCCCGAACCTGACCGACGAGCGGTTCCACAACCTCGGCGTCCCGGAGGACCCGAAGGAGAAGGAGGATCCGCGGGTGCTCGCGACCGCGCGGTTCGTCGGCAAGGTGTCGGGATTCCCGGACTACCGGACGCTCCGCGAGGACCCCGGGCGGTTTCTGGTCACGAAGAAGCCGGCGGACTGGAAGGCGTTCGCCACGCCGCCGCTGCGGGAGGTGGCGTCAACCGCCCCCTACATGCACAACGGCGCCCTCGGGACCCTCGAGGAGGTGATCAACTTCTACGACCGGGGCGGTGGGGACGACCCGAAGAAGTCGCCTCTGCTGAAACCACTCGGACTGACCCGGAGCGAGAAGGAAGCGCTCAAGGATTTCCTCGCCGGCGGCCTATCCGGAACGGTCCCCGAAATTCATCCGCCGCGGGTGCCCTGAAAATCTTCAGGAATCCGGACGCCCGGCGGTCGCCGGGGGCGTCCCGACCAAGGTCCTCACCCGTTTACATCCCCAGGAACGCCTTCCGCACCATGTCCGAGTCGAGGAGAACCTTCCCGGTGTCGGACAGGACGGTGCGGCCGGTCTGGATCACATAACCGAAGTGGGCAAGGGAGAGGGCCTCGGACACATTCTGCTCGACGAGCAGGATCGTGAGATTCTCCTTCGTGTTCAGATCGGCGATCACCTCGAAGATCCGGTCCACGAGATTCGGCGCGATCCCGAGGGACGGCTCGTCCAGCATCAGCAGCCGCGGGTTCGACATCATCGCCCTCCCGATCGCCAGCATCTGCATCTCTCCGCCCGAAAGCGTCCCGGCCTGCTGCGAAAAGCGCTCGGAGAGGCGGGGAAAGAACCGGAACACCCGCTCGAGGTTCCGTTCGATCTCTGCGCGGTCGGTGCGCGTGTACGCTCCCATGTCGAGGTTGCGCCGGACCGACATCTTCCCGAAGAGCTTCCGCCCTTCCGGCACGAGGGCGACCCCCATCTTGGGCATCTCGTGGGCCGGGGTACGGGAAATGTCCGTACCGTCGAATGTGATCGTCCCCTTCGACGGGTGGAGGAGGCCCGCCGCGGTTTTGAGCATCGTGGACTTCCCGGACCCGTTGGACCCGACCACCGCCACGATCGTTCCCTCCGGCACGCGCACCGTGATGTCGTGGATCGCCGGGACGCCGTCGTAGTCGACGGCGATCCGGTCAATGCTTAGCACCGCGCTTCTCCCCCAGGTACGCCTTGATCACCAGCTCGTTCCGCACGATTTCCTCCGGTGCGCCCTCCGCGATCTTCTTCCCGTAATCCAGCACCACGACCCGGTCCGAGATCGGCATGACGACTTCCATGACGTGCTCCACGATGACCATCGTAATCCCGTCTTCGCGGAACGAGCGGACCAGCCCCGCCGCCTCCGCCGTTTCCTGGGGGGTCAGGCCCGCCATCACCTCGTCGAGAAGGAGGAGCTTCGGGCGGGTCGCCAGCGCGCGGGCGAGCTGGACGCGCTTCTGCTCGGAAACGGTGAGACTGCGGGCGAAGGAGTCCGCCTTTCCGGAAAGCGCCACCCGGTCGAGCACCGCCTGGGAGTGCGCCATCGCCTCCCTGCGGGAGGATGTCGACAGGAACGCCCCCACCATCACGTTCTCCAGGACCGACATCTCCTTGAAGACGTGCACGATCTGGAACGTACGCGCGATCCCTTTCCGACAGATCGTCTCCGGCGGAAGCCCCGAGATCCGATTCCCGTTGAAGTCGATGGTCCCCGACGTCACCGGGTAGTACCCCGCGATGCAGGAGAACAGGGTGGACTTCCCCGCGCCGTTGGGGCCGATCAGGCCCACGATCTCCCCCCGGGCCACGTCGAACGAGATGTCGTCGTTCGCGGAGAGCCCCCCGAACCGCTTCGTCACGCCGCCGACGCTCAGGAAGCTCACGCGGCGCCCGCCTTGCGGAAGAATCCGAGAATCCCTCGGGGCTGGATCACCGAGATGACGACGATGAGGAGGCCGTAGGCGATGAGGTCGAGCCCGGATCCGGTCCCTCCGATGTAGATCCGCGTGAACTCCGAGAGGGGGATGAGGACCATGGCCCCCACGACGGGCCCCCAGAGCGTCCCCACGCCCCCGAGGATCGCGATCAGAACCACCTGGATCGAGAGCATCATTGGGAAGACGGAGTTGGGATCAATGAACAGCACGTACTGCGCGTAGAGCGATCCGCCGGCCGACGTGAGCGCCGCCGAGATCCCCATCGCGGCAAGCTTGCAGCGGCGCGCCGGAACTCCCAGCGACCGGGCGGCGTCCTGGTCCTCCCGGATCGCGCGGAAGTAGTACCCCAGGCGGGAGCGCAGCAACGCCACCGAAAGCACGACGGTGGAAACCAGGAAAGCGAGCGTTACATAGTAGTACGGGAGTTTCGTCGTGCCGAACTGGTAATATCTCCACGTGTCGTCGCGGATGGGGATGTAGATGCCGATCGCCCCTCCGACCCACTGCCAGTTCATGAAGAGGGTGGCGATCACCTCGCCGATGACCAGCGTGGCCATGGCGAAATAGTGCCCCTTGAGGCGAAAGCAGGGGTACCCGATCAGCACGCCGATGCCGATCGAGGCGACCATGCCGAGGAGCATCCCCGCCCACGGGGTCCACCCCCAATGGGTCTGGACCACCGCAGCGGAATACGCCCCCACGCCGAAGAAGACGGCGTTTCCCAGGGACACCTGACCGGTAAAGCCCCCGAGAACGTTCCACGCCGAAGCGAGCCCACCGAAGAGGAAGATCTTGATCGCCATGTCCTGCGGGAAAGGCTGGCGGAAGACGAAGGGGAGGACCAGCGCGACGGCAAGCAAAGCGCCGTGGAGGGCGTACCGAAGGCCCCTCCCCCTGGGGGCGGTCTCCGCCACCTATTCGACCCCGAGGAGCCCTTGGGGCCGGAAGAAGAGGACCCCCAGGAATAGGAGGTAGACAAACACGGTCTTCAGGGCCGGGTCGTAGAGGTACCCCGCCATCGCCTCGACGACCCCGATGAGAATCCCCGCGACAAATGCCCCCGCCACGTTGCCGAAGCCGCCCAGCGTCACCGCGACGAAGGCGATCAAACCGAAGATCCCTCCCACCTCCGGGAAGATGTAGAAGAATGTGGACAGCAGGGAACCGGCGATTCCGGCGGTCGCCGCGCCGATTCCCCATGCGAGCGTGAACATCCGGTCCGTGTCGATCCCCATGAGCGCCGCGGCCTCCCGATCCTCGGAGGTGGCCTGAAGCGCCCCGCCCACCCGGGTCCTGTGGATCAGCACGTAGACCGCCCCCGTCGTGAGGAACGCCCCGACGGCGGCGGCCAGTTGCGGGATGGACAGGTACACTCCGTGAAGATCGATGTTCCCCGACAGCAGGGTCTGCTGGATGGAGCGGTAGTTCGGTTTGAAGAAGTAGAACGCCACGTACCGCATCAGGATCATCATGCCGAACGTGGCGAAGATCTGGATGAGCATCGGCGCGCCCAGGATCCTCCGGATCACCAGGCGGTACACGACCATCCCCAGGACGAAGAGGAAAGCCGCCGAAACGGGGAGCGACAGGAGAGGGTCGACCCTCCACAGCGTGTACATCCAGTAGGAGATGTACATGCCGCTCATCAGGAAATCGCCGTGGGCGAAATTGACGATGTCCATGATCCCCCAGATGAGGGTGAGTCCCACCGCCACCAGGGAGAAGATGAGTCCCATGAGGACCCCGCTCAGCAGCGTCTGGGCCAGCTCCGTCGAGAACATCCCCGGGCGCGCTC encodes the following:
- a CDS encoding cytochrome-c peroxidase; amino-acid sequence: MSLAARPVLLFWALLLGGMVVPFPLFSAEPPASALLAPLPPPPSPSENPTTPEKVELGKMLFFDRRLSGDGTMTCATCHDPENGFADALPISLSYPTTRNWRNSPGLVNVAWRKTLFWDGRSSSLEDQALFPMMSPFEMNRNLDYLEEVLKTVPAYVEAFRSVFGGEITRQRVAMAIAAFERTLLSRDTPLDRYLRGEPGALSARQRAGLELFLGKAGCATCHNGPNLTDERFHNLGVPEDPKEKEDPRVLATARFVGKVSGFPDYRTLREDPGRFLVTKKPADWKAFATPPLREVASTAPYMHNGALGTLEEVINFYDRGGGDDPKKSPLLKPLGLTRSEKEALKDFLAGGLSGTVPEIHPPRVP
- a CDS encoding branched-chain amino acid ABC transporter permease yields the protein MAETAPRGRGLRYALHGALLAVALVLPFVFRQPFPQDMAIKIFLFGGLASAWNVLGGFTGQVSLGNAVFFGVGAYSAAVVQTHWGWTPWAGMLLGMVASIGIGVLIGYPCFRLKGHYFAMATLVIGEVIATLFMNWQWVGGAIGIYIPIRDDTWRYYQFGTTKLPYYYVTLAFLVSTVVLSVALLRSRLGYYFRAIREDQDAARSLGVPARRCKLAAMGISAALTSAGGSLYAQYVLFIDPNSVFPMMLSIQVVLIAILGGVGTLWGPVVGAMVLIPLSEFTRIYIGGTGSGLDLIAYGLLIVVISVIQPRGILGFFRKAGAA
- a CDS encoding ABC transporter ATP-binding protein, with product MSFLSVGGVTKRFGGLSANDDISFDVARGEIVGLIGPNGAGKSTLFSCIAGYYPVTSGTIDFNGNRISGLPPETICRKGIARTFQIVHVFKEMSVLENVMVGAFLSTSSRREAMAHSQAVLDRVALSGKADSFARSLTVSEQKRVQLARALATRPKLLLLDEVMAGLTPQETAEAAGLVRSFREDGITMVIVEHVMEVVMPISDRVVVLDYGKKIAEGAPEEIVRNELVIKAYLGEKRGAKH
- a CDS encoding ABC transporter ATP-binding protein, whose product is MLSIDRIAVDYDGVPAIHDITVRVPEGTIVAVVGSNGSGKSTMLKTAAGLLHPSKGTITFDGTDISRTPAHEMPKMGVALVPEGRKLFGKMSVRRNLDMGAYTRTDRAEIERNLERVFRFFPRLSERFSQQAGTLSGGEMQMLAIGRAMMSNPRLLMLDEPSLGIAPNLVDRIFEVIADLNTKENLTILLVEQNVSEALSLAHFGYVIQTGRTVLSDTGKVLLDSDMVRKAFLGM
- a CDS encoding branched-chain amino acid ABC transporter permease produces the protein MFSTELAQTLLSGVLMGLIFSLVAVGLTLIWGIMDIVNFAHGDFLMSGMYISYWMYTLWRVDPLLSLPVSAAFLFVLGMVVYRLVIRRILGAPMLIQIFATFGMMILMRYVAFYFFKPNYRSIQQTLLSGNIDLHGVYLSIPQLAAAVGAFLTTGAVYVLIHRTRVGGALQATSEDREAAALMGIDTDRMFTLAWGIGAATAGIAGSLLSTFFYIFPEVGGIFGLIAFVAVTLGGFGNVAGAFVAGILIGVVEAMAGYLYDPALKTVFVYLLFLGVLFFRPQGLLGVE